A window of the Xanthocytophaga agilis genome harbors these coding sequences:
- a CDS encoding cyclase family protein: MDRRVVFDFDIEFTNGGGIQGQDFRLDIEKDEISDKELSDYIVADLRLLMVGKVTILNKYYIEERHKRKIHSENTTKELLIDLSHTIENGLITYKGLPAPIICDYLSRENSKQFYEEGTQFQIGKIEMVTNTGTYLDCPFHRYEYGKDLSEIELAAFTDLDSIVIRIPYTDTLNITAKHLKGYEVRNRAVLIHTGWDSHWNTETYYENHPSLTSDAAEYLRDCEVKLVGIDSHNIDDTRGKNRPVHTILLGAEILIVEHLCNLSLLPDDGFSFSAIPPKFKGVGTFPVRAMAKIYTK, translated from the coding sequence ATGGATAGAAGAGTTGTTTTTGACTTCGATATTGAGTTTACCAATGGTGGAGGCATACAGGGACAGGACTTTCGCCTGGATATTGAAAAGGATGAGATATCAGATAAGGAACTATCTGATTATATTGTTGCTGATCTTCGTTTGTTGATGGTTGGAAAGGTCACTATTTTAAATAAATATTATATTGAGGAAAGACACAAACGGAAAATCCATTCAGAAAACACAACAAAGGAATTACTGATAGATTTAAGCCATACTATAGAAAATGGGCTAATTACCTATAAAGGACTTCCTGCACCAATAATATGTGATTATCTGAGTCGTGAAAATTCAAAGCAGTTTTATGAAGAAGGGACACAATTTCAGATTGGTAAAATAGAAATGGTAACCAATACTGGTACTTATCTGGATTGTCCGTTTCATCGGTATGAATATGGGAAAGATCTCTCAGAAATAGAATTAGCTGCATTCACAGATCTGGATTCCATTGTAATTCGCATTCCCTACACAGATACACTAAATATTACCGCAAAGCATCTGAAAGGATATGAGGTTCGGAATCGTGCCGTATTGATCCATACAGGATGGGATTCTCACTGGAATACAGAAACCTATTATGAAAATCACCCCTCACTAACAAGTGATGCTGCTGAATATCTTCGTGATTGTGAGGTAAAGCTTGTTGGTATTGATTCGCACAATATTGATGATACACGAGGTAAAAACCGTCCAGTACATACTATCTTATTAGGTGCCGAAATTTTAATTGTAGAACATCTCTGTAACCTCTCTTTATTGCCAGACGATGGATTTTCATTTAGTGCAATCCCTCCCAAGTTTAAAGGAGTAGGAACTTTTCCTGTACGAGCTATGGCAAAGATTTATACAAAATAG
- a CDS encoding prolyl oligopeptidase family serine peptidase, with protein MKHLNLLFIFFLFSTGFTYAQKRESGNLLLENIPMPVQEIQERLEQYQNVRAASLADWDAIGKSILISTRFGDANQIHKVSFPGGDRQQITFEKEPVSNASVCPDPSNQGFIFLRDVGGNENYQLYYFDLASSQKRLLTDGKSRHGNLTWNHKGDKYLYTSNHRNAGDLDIYEAQLNDPSKNRMIFQGKGGGWQISDWSADEQQLLVQEYISINESRLYLLNTTGTMEEFNPSKKQIAYSNAQFSKDRKGFFFLSDEDNEFMQLRFYDFSTKKITNLTQKINWDVDNLELSKSGKWIAFTTNEGGYSKLYILDTQNNQYQFIESIPNGVIGSMRFNPDNERLALTINSATIPSDVFVVNIRSGKLDRWTFSETGGLKVSDFTEPTLIEYPTFDKVNGKSRMIPAFLFTPKNISGKAPIVISIHGGPESQSLPTFNSLIQFWVNEMKIAVLVPNVRGSSGYGKTYLKLDNGILRENSVKDIGSLLDWVEKQPNLDAQRVSVYGGSYGGYMSLACMTHFNARLRCGIDLFGISNFVTFLKNTSPYRQDLRRAEYGDERDPKMNLHLEQISPLTNIKNITKPMLIFQGKNDPRVPISESEQMVNALKNNSNSVWYIMAKDEGHGITKKANRDQVNVAIAQFLEKFLIEELPK; from the coding sequence ATGAAACACTTAAACCTCTTATTTATTTTCTTTCTATTTAGTACTGGGTTTACCTATGCTCAAAAACGGGAATCTGGTAACTTGTTACTGGAGAATATTCCTATGCCTGTACAGGAAATACAGGAAAGGTTAGAGCAGTACCAAAATGTCCGGGCTGCCAGTTTGGCAGATTGGGATGCCATAGGAAAGAGCATACTGATTTCTACTCGCTTTGGTGATGCCAACCAAATACATAAGGTATCATTTCCGGGTGGAGATAGACAACAAATTACATTTGAGAAAGAACCTGTGTCGAATGCATCTGTTTGTCCAGACCCATCCAATCAAGGTTTTATTTTTTTACGGGATGTTGGCGGAAATGAAAACTATCAACTTTACTACTTTGATCTCGCCTCAAGCCAAAAACGCCTTCTAACTGATGGAAAATCACGACATGGTAATCTAACATGGAATCATAAAGGGGATAAGTATCTGTATACAAGCAATCATCGTAATGCTGGAGATCTGGATATTTATGAAGCCCAGCTAAATGACCCTTCCAAAAACAGAATGATCTTTCAAGGCAAAGGAGGCGGCTGGCAAATCAGTGACTGGTCTGCTGATGAACAACAACTATTGGTACAGGAATACATCTCTATCAACGAATCCAGGTTGTACCTGTTAAACACTACAGGTACAATGGAAGAATTTAATCCTTCAAAAAAGCAGATTGCTTATAGTAATGCACAATTTTCTAAAGATAGAAAAGGATTTTTCTTTTTATCTGACGAAGACAATGAATTTATGCAGTTGCGTTTTTATGATTTTTCCACAAAGAAAATCACCAACCTTACTCAAAAGATTAACTGGGATGTAGATAATTTAGAATTGAGCAAAAGCGGTAAATGGATTGCATTCACTACAAATGAAGGAGGATATTCAAAACTATATATTCTTGATACACAAAATAATCAATATCAATTTATAGAAAGTATTCCTAATGGAGTTATTGGTAGTATGCGATTCAATCCTGATAATGAACGACTCGCATTAACTATCAATTCTGCAACCATTCCAAGTGACGTATTTGTAGTAAACATACGATCTGGTAAACTGGATCGCTGGACGTTTAGCGAAACAGGAGGGTTAAAAGTGTCTGATTTTACCGAACCGACACTAATCGAATATCCTACCTTTGATAAAGTGAATGGTAAGTCACGTATGATTCCTGCTTTTCTATTCACTCCTAAAAATATATCTGGAAAAGCTCCGATTGTAATATCCATACATGGTGGTCCGGAAAGTCAGTCATTACCCACTTTCAATTCTCTTATTCAGTTTTGGGTTAATGAAATGAAGATTGCCGTATTGGTACCCAATGTACGGGGTTCTTCTGGTTATGGAAAAACATATCTCAAACTGGATAATGGAATCTTGCGTGAAAACTCTGTGAAGGACATTGGGTCGCTTCTGGACTGGGTTGAAAAACAACCCAATCTGGATGCTCAGCGGGTTTCTGTGTATGGAGGATCTTATGGCGGATATATGTCACTGGCATGTATGACACACTTTAATGCACGACTACGTTGTGGCATAGACCTCTTTGGAATCAGTAACTTTGTCACCTTTCTGAAAAATACAAGTCCTTATCGTCAGGACTTACGAAGAGCAGAATATGGAGATGAAAGAGACCCCAAAATGAACCTTCATCTTGAGCAAATATCACCTCTTACAAATATCAAAAATATAACAAAACCCATGCTGATATTCCAGGGAAAAAATGATCCAAGAGTGCCTATTTCTGAGTCGGAGCAGATGGTAAATGCACTCAAAAATAACAGTAATTCAGTATGGTATATAATGGCCAAAGACGAAGGTCATGGCATTACCAAGAAAGCAAATCGCGATCAGGTAAATGTAGCAATTGCTCAGTTTTTGGAAAAATTCTTAATCGAAGAACTACCTAAGTAA
- a CDS encoding GNAT family N-acetyltransferase, with amino-acid sequence MIIIETPRLILRQLELEDDSFVLELLNTPSWLQFIGDRGVNTLEDARNYIRTGPMDSYSRFGFGLLLIFLKGEDTPIGMCGLLNRDVLDDPDIGFALLPVYEGKGYAFEAASAVLEYSHNELRLKRIVAIVMRENQRSVSLLQRLGFIYEKDIVFPYSNEELLLFGCQLLN; translated from the coding sequence ATGATTATTATCGAAACTCCTCGTCTGATATTACGCCAGCTAGAGCTTGAAGATGACTCCTTTGTCCTTGAACTTTTGAATACTCCTTCCTGGCTACAATTTATTGGGGATAGAGGTGTAAATACACTGGAAGATGCCCGAAATTATATCCGTACAGGCCCTATGGATAGTTACAGCCGATTTGGGTTTGGATTATTATTGATTTTTTTAAAGGGAGAAGATACTCCTATCGGTATGTGTGGCTTGTTAAATAGAGACGTTTTGGATGATCCTGATATTGGGTTTGCCTTACTACCTGTATATGAAGGAAAAGGATATGCATTTGAAGCGGCTTCTGCTGTGTTGGAGTATAGCCACAACGAATTACGACTTAAACGCATTGTTGCTATTGTGATGCGGGAAAACCAGCGATCTGTTTCATTGCTTCAACGGCTTGGCTTCATTTATGAAAAAGATATTGTTTTTCCCTATTCTAATGAAGAGTTGTTGTTATTTGGGTGTCAACTCCTAAATTAG
- a CDS encoding sigma-70 family RNA polymerase sigma factor, with protein MIDDVVHNHTESDDESLSALVPGSEHPIQNYTEAEKYTIFEQEFMPHIHSMYNFAFRLAMDEDDANDLVQDTYLKAFRFINSFQKGTNAKAWLFRILKNSFINDYRKKSKEPAKVDYQEIETFYNSEDAEADNITTDLRVETLQEMIGDEVANALNTLAVDFRTVIILADIEGFTYEEMAKILNIPIGTVRSRLHRARNLLKDKLKEYAKSMGYGD; from the coding sequence ATGATTGACGACGTAGTGCATAACCATACCGAATCTGATGACGAAAGCCTATCTGCGCTCGTTCCAGGTTCTGAACATCCTATACAAAACTACACAGAAGCAGAAAAATACACTATCTTCGAGCAGGAGTTTATGCCACACATCCACTCGATGTATAATTTTGCATTTCGTCTTGCTATGGATGAAGATGATGCAAATGATTTAGTACAAGATACTTATCTGAAGGCATTTCGTTTTATTAATTCTTTTCAAAAGGGAACTAACGCCAAAGCATGGTTGTTCAGAATTTTGAAGAACAGTTTCATCAACGATTACCGGAAAAAAAGTAAAGAGCCGGCAAAAGTTGATTATCAGGAAATAGAAACGTTCTATAATTCTGAGGATGCGGAGGCAGATAATATTACAACAGACCTCCGAGTAGAAACCCTTCAGGAGATGATTGGAGATGAAGTTGCTAATGCTTTAAATACATTAGCAGTAGATTTCAGAACCGTTATTATCCTGGCTGATATCGAGGGTTTTACGTATGAGGAAATGGCAAAAATTCTGAACATCCCTATCGGAACTGTTCGGTCTCGCTTACACCGTGCCAGAAATTTGTTGAAAGATAAATTGAAAGAATACGCTAAAAGTATGGGATATGGAGATTAA
- a CDS encoding WD40/YVTN/BNR-like repeat-containing protein: MKQRLILFSILLVIALIACKKEEFMGSFVGHASSSARVISPTSTCCLTNGTWSTQTISTQNLRGSYFVSASKGFAFGTSGTLLSTTNGGSTWNSSILGSQSFYNMQFVDANTGILIGAGSTIRKTTDGGTTWNLVTSPVSSDFRWIDFPTSTVGYVVGTGGAIIKTTDAGSNWTALSSGTSNYLASVYFIDANTGFAVGDAGTVRKTTNGGSTWSTVSVPVSSDFRSVMFFDATTGLIIGSGGTVLKTTDGGSTWISQTSGSSAFLNSVSIVDACNAYAVGLNTILKSTDKGASWQVMDSTHALYSSFFLNSTTGFAVGNSGLLMKFTATSNCCIYNGTWSTQMISTQNLRGSYFVSASKGFAFGTSGTLLSTTNGGSTWNSSILGSQSFYNMQFVDANTGILIGAGSTIRKTTDGGTTWNLVTSPVSSDFRWIDFPTSTVGYVVGTGGAIIKTTDAGSNWTALSSGTSNYLASVYFIDANTGFAVGDAGTVRKTTNGGSTWSTVSVPVSSDFRSVMFFDATTGLIIGSGGTVLKTTDGGSTWISQTSGSSAFLNSVSIVDACNAYAVGLNTILKSTDKGASWQVMDSTHALYSSFFLNSTTGFAVGNSGLLMKFTAN; this comes from the coding sequence ATGAAACAGAGACTAATATTATTCAGCATTCTTTTAGTTATTGCTCTTATCGCTTGTAAGAAAGAAGAGTTTATGGGTTCATTTGTTGGACATGCTTCATCTTCAGCAAGAGTAATCTCACCTACATCAACCTGCTGCTTAACTAACGGCACTTGGTCAACACAAACGATCTCTACACAAAACTTGAGAGGGAGCTATTTTGTAAGTGCTTCCAAAGGGTTTGCTTTTGGCACAAGTGGCACATTGCTGAGCACCACTAATGGTGGAAGTACATGGAATTCTTCTATCTTAGGAAGTCAGTCTTTCTATAATATGCAGTTTGTGGATGCCAATACAGGTATTCTGATTGGGGCTGGAAGTACAATACGCAAGACAACAGATGGGGGAACTACTTGGAACTTAGTAACTTCTCCTGTTTCGTCGGATTTCAGATGGATAGATTTTCCTACTTCTACAGTTGGCTATGTAGTTGGAACAGGAGGTGCTATCATCAAAACAACAGATGCAGGTTCTAACTGGACAGCTTTGAGCAGTGGAACAAGTAATTATCTGGCAAGTGTATATTTCATAGATGCCAATACCGGCTTTGCAGTTGGAGATGCAGGAACTGTTCGTAAAACTACAAATGGTGGTAGCACATGGTCAACAGTAAGTGTTCCTGTTAGTTCAGATTTTCGTTCTGTTATGTTTTTTGATGCTACTACTGGTTTAATTATTGGATCTGGAGGAACAGTGCTTAAAACAACAGATGGAGGTTCTACCTGGATAAGCCAGACATCCGGTTCAAGTGCTTTTCTAAATTCAGTAAGCATTGTAGATGCATGTAATGCATATGCTGTAGGTCTAAATACGATTCTGAAATCAACAGACAAAGGGGCAAGCTGGCAAGTTATGGATTCTACACATGCATTGTATAGTTCATTTTTCTTGAATTCAACTACTGGTTTCGCTGTTGGCAATTCCGGACTTTTAATGAAGTTTACTGCTACATCAAATTGCTGTATCTATAATGGCACTTGGTCAACACAAATGATCTCTACACAAAACTTGAGAGGGAGCTATTTTGTAAGTGCTTCCAAAGGGTTTGCTTTTGGCACAAGTGGCACATTGCTGAGCACCACTAATGGTGGAAGTACATGGAATTCTTCTATCTTAGGAAGTCAGTCTTTCTATAATATGCAGTTTGTGGATGCCAATACAGGTATTCTGATTGGGGCTGGAAGTACAATACGCAAGACAACAGATGGGGGAACTACTTGGAACTTAGTAACTTCTCCTGTTTCGTCGGATTTCAGATGGATAGATTTTCCTACTTCTACAGTTGGCTATGTAGTTGGAACAGGAGGTGCTATCATCAAAACAACAGATGCAGGTTCTAACTGGACAGCTTTGAGCAGTGGAACAAGTAATTATCTGGCAAGTGTATATTTCATAGATGCCAATACCGGCTTTGCAGTTGGAGATGCAGGAACTGTTCGTAAAACTACAAATGGTGGTAGCACATGGTCAACAGTAAGTGTTCCTGTTAGTTCAGATTTTCGTTCTGTTATGTTTTTTGATGCTACTACTGGTTTAATTATTGGATCTGGAGGAACAGTGCTTAAAACAACAGATGGAGGTTCTACCTGGATAAGCCAGACATCCGGTTCAAGTGCTTTTCTAAATTCAGTAAGCATTGTAGATGCATGTAATGCATATGCTGTAGGTCTAAATACGATTCTGAAATCAACAGACAAAGGGGCAAGCTGGCAAGTTATGGATTCTACACATGCATTGTATAGTTCATTTTTCTTGAATTCAACTACTGGTTTCGCTGTTGGCAATTCCGGACTTTTAATGAAATTTACTGCTAATTAA
- a CDS encoding enoyl-CoA hydratase/isomerase family protein — protein sequence MKKLQNLDIRQKENILIITINRPEKRNALDLATLKEIKQVMQDVYANPTVRGIIITGAGDKAFIAGADISEFMEMNEVNSRKFAENGQEIFALLENSPKPVIAAVNGFALGGGCELAMACHLRIAIETAKFGQPEVNLGIIPGYGGTQRMTQLVGKSKAMEWMMTGDMILAQEAHQYGLVNHLVATQEELLPKAEELLTKILSKAPVAIEMVIECVNAVFNKDENGYQTEANAFSICCKTEDFKEGTRAFLEKRPANFQGR from the coding sequence ATGAAAAAACTCCAGAATCTGGACATTCGCCAGAAAGAAAATATTCTGATAATAACAATAAATCGCCCCGAAAAAAGAAACGCACTTGATCTTGCAACCTTAAAAGAAATAAAACAGGTAATGCAGGATGTGTATGCGAATCCCACAGTTCGAGGTATTATTATAACTGGAGCAGGAGACAAAGCATTTATAGCAGGAGCAGACATTTCTGAGTTCATGGAAATGAATGAAGTAAATAGCAGAAAGTTTGCCGAAAACGGCCAGGAAATATTTGCACTACTTGAAAACAGCCCTAAGCCTGTTATTGCAGCAGTAAACGGATTTGCTCTTGGCGGAGGGTGTGAACTGGCAATGGCCTGCCATTTACGAATTGCTATCGAAACAGCAAAATTTGGGCAGCCAGAAGTAAATTTGGGCATCATTCCAGGATATGGAGGCACACAACGTATGACTCAACTGGTGGGTAAATCCAAAGCAATGGAATGGATGATGACAGGAGATATGATCTTAGCACAGGAAGCACATCAATATGGCCTGGTAAACCATTTAGTTGCCACACAGGAAGAATTACTCCCAAAAGCAGAAGAACTGCTAACCAAAATATTATCCAAAGCACCTGTAGCCATTGAAATGGTAATTGAATGTGTAAATGCCGTTTTCAATAAGGATGAGAATGGTTACCAGACAGAAGCCAACGCCTTTAGCATCTGTTGTAAGACAGAAGATTTTAAAGAAGGAACCAGAGCCTTTCTGGAAAAACGCCCTGCTAACTTCCAGGGACGGTAA
- a CDS encoding OmpA family protein, with translation MKHCILFIFLFISYCANAQSTLWFYDDFVDNHSNWPISESAENRYALTNGAYTIEVKNSNPYWTCKQISMNADKDFSYEVLARKAEGDEIADFGIAVLGKNGTVYQFRINSEKQQSWVGAFKKTWKSIINNTSKEFSSNDYRTSTSIKKDTALNKLTLRRQGDEIIFLVNDTEVFRGGYSKNFERFNGNFGFVVANKMKMEVEQVVFKQDNATNILPDMPPYLKKESMGAGINTTYDEVIPRIAPDGKTIYYSIKNHPENTGGTSDSDDAWYSQMDENGNWGPRKKLPAPPNDIGSTYVVSALPDNNTLVMNCKYYDDMTVIPEWGLSIIQKTDTGWMLRENIDIPDLSSKSKILEMAMSADQKVIMITLKKKDSYGERDIYVSLKGANGKWGSPFNIGNVVNTKKDESSPFLAADGVSLYFASEGHPGFGSADIFVSRRLDDTWKNWSTPQNLGLGVNTPGWDGYYNIPASGAYAYLTSDQNSLGLLDIIKLNLPEVAKPKPVVIVYGYVLDSQTHKPVQADIVYRNQKTNKELGIATSNPVDGSYKIALPAGIAYTFMARKRDFNAVTETIDLKEVDKYEEIKRDLYLTSTKKTEPKEQPVSQPDTKQTNPSQPTEAEETVSLNDLLFDTNKFALRKESITELDQLVKMLKENPKMAIKIQGHTDNVGNDMYNITLSQNRAKAVVKYLTSKGISSTRLSSQGYGESNPVADNTTKEGRQQNRRVEFVIIKK, from the coding sequence ATGAAACACTGTATACTATTTATTTTCCTTTTCATCTCTTATTGTGCTAATGCTCAGAGCACTCTCTGGTTTTATGACGATTTTGTGGACAATCATTCCAACTGGCCCATTAGTGAATCAGCAGAGAACCGATATGCACTAACTAATGGAGCATATACCATAGAGGTTAAGAATAGTAATCCTTATTGGACCTGCAAACAAATCTCTATGAATGCCGATAAAGATTTCTCCTACGAAGTATTAGCCCGCAAGGCAGAAGGAGATGAAATAGCGGATTTTGGAATAGCCGTATTGGGAAAGAATGGAACTGTTTATCAGTTTCGTATTAACTCTGAAAAACAGCAAAGCTGGGTAGGTGCATTCAAAAAGACATGGAAATCTATTATAAATAATACCAGCAAGGAGTTTTCTTCAAATGATTACAGAACTAGTACTTCTATCAAAAAAGATACAGCACTTAATAAACTTACCCTTCGCAGACAAGGAGATGAAATTATTTTTCTGGTCAATGATACAGAAGTATTTCGGGGAGGATATTCTAAAAATTTTGAACGGTTCAACGGCAATTTTGGATTTGTGGTAGCCAACAAAATGAAGATGGAAGTAGAACAAGTGGTCTTTAAACAAGATAATGCGACCAATATACTTCCAGATATGCCTCCTTATCTAAAAAAGGAAAGTATGGGGGCAGGCATTAATACAACATATGACGAGGTTATCCCACGCATAGCTCCTGATGGGAAAACAATTTATTATAGTATAAAAAATCATCCAGAAAACACAGGTGGAACCTCAGATTCAGATGATGCCTGGTATTCGCAAATGGATGAAAATGGTAACTGGGGCCCTCGCAAAAAACTGCCTGCTCCACCCAATGATATTGGATCAACTTATGTAGTTAGTGCACTTCCAGATAACAATACATTGGTTATGAACTGTAAGTACTATGATGATATGACGGTTATTCCAGAATGGGGACTATCTATTATTCAAAAAACCGATACAGGTTGGATGTTACGCGAAAATATTGATATCCCTGACTTAAGTAGCAAATCAAAAATCCTTGAAATGGCCATGTCTGCAGATCAGAAAGTAATTATGATTACATTAAAGAAGAAGGATAGTTATGGAGAACGAGATATTTATGTGAGTTTAAAAGGGGCAAATGGAAAATGGGGTAGTCCTTTTAATATTGGTAATGTGGTCAATACAAAAAAAGATGAATCATCCCCTTTTTTGGCAGCAGATGGAGTTAGCTTGTACTTTGCATCTGAAGGTCATCCGGGATTTGGTTCAGCAGATATATTTGTTTCCCGACGACTGGATGATACATGGAAAAACTGGTCTACTCCTCAAAACCTTGGTCTGGGAGTAAATACACCTGGCTGGGACGGCTATTACAATATTCCTGCATCTGGAGCATATGCTTATTTGACTAGCGACCAGAATAGCCTTGGCTTATTAGATATAATCAAATTGAACTTGCCAGAAGTAGCTAAACCGAAACCTGTTGTTATTGTATATGGTTATGTTCTGGATAGTCAAACTCATAAACCTGTACAGGCAGACATTGTTTATCGTAATCAGAAAACAAACAAAGAACTAGGTATAGCCACTTCTAACCCTGTAGATGGATCATACAAAATTGCACTTCCTGCAGGTATTGCCTATACTTTTATGGCGCGTAAACGAGATTTTAATGCTGTAACAGAAACTATAGATTTAAAAGAAGTAGATAAATACGAGGAAATAAAACGAGATTTATATCTGACATCTACGAAAAAAACAGAACCCAAAGAACAGCCTGTTAGCCAGCCAGATACCAAACAAACTAATCCTTCTCAGCCAACTGAAGCCGAAGAAACTGTTAGTCTGAATGATCTGCTCTTTGACACAAATAAATTTGCATTAAGAAAGGAATCAATTACTGAGCTTGATCAATTAGTGAAAATGCTGAAAGAAAATCCTAAAATGGCGATTAAGATCCAGGGACATACAGACAATGTTGGTAATGATATGTATAACATAACTCTTTCCCAAAATCGAGCAAAAGCGGTTGTCAAGTACCTAACCAGCAAAGGAATAAGCTCTACCAGACTTAGTTCTCAGGGATACGGCGAAAGCAACCCTGTAGCAGATAATACAACAAAAGAAGGCCGTCAGCAAAACCGTCGCGTAGAATTTGTAATTATCAAAAAATAA
- a CDS encoding NADP-dependent isocitrate dehydrogenase has product MANKTPITVAYGDGIGPEIMRAVLRILDAAGAQIAPEVIEIGEKVYLKGVTAGIEESSWESLRRTKVFLKAPISTPQGGGYKSLNVTTRKSLGLYANVRPVQAYHPFVDTLHPRMDLVIVRENEEDLYAGIEHQQTDQVVQCLKIISRPGSEKIIRYAFEYARAYGRKKVTCFTKDNIMKMTDGLFRKVFDEVGQQYPDIEKEHWIIDIGSALLADEPERFGVIVTLNLYGDIISDIAAQIAGSVGMGGSANIGDQCAMFEAIHGSAPDISGKGIANPSGLLNGAISMLVHIGQADVAAKIHNAWLCTIESGVHTGDIYKEGVSKKRVGTEGFADAVIERLGQLPHHFKAVSYQTAPKDVQPTPLSLQTRKKKELVGVDVFLDWTQGTANDLSKIMEEIKTPALKLKMISNRGVKVYPDGMPETFCSDHWRCRYTAVSDPIIKHTDIVELLQKVGEAGLDFIKTEHLYTFDGVRGYSLEQGE; this is encoded by the coding sequence ATGGCCAATAAAACCCCAATTACGGTTGCATATGGTGATGGCATCGGTCCGGAAATTATGCGGGCTGTTTTGCGTATACTGGATGCTGCGGGAGCACAGATTGCTCCTGAAGTAATCGAAATCGGTGAAAAAGTATATCTGAAAGGTGTAACAGCGGGTATAGAAGAGTCTTCATGGGAAAGTTTGCGCCGTACAAAAGTGTTTCTTAAAGCTCCAATCAGTACTCCACAGGGAGGAGGTTATAAGAGTTTAAATGTGACTACCCGTAAGTCATTGGGATTGTATGCCAACGTACGTCCAGTACAGGCTTATCATCCGTTTGTAGATACATTGCACCCTCGTATGGATCTGGTGATAGTTCGTGAAAATGAAGAGGACTTGTATGCAGGCATCGAACATCAGCAGACTGACCAGGTAGTACAATGTTTAAAGATCATTAGTCGGCCGGGTAGTGAGAAAATCATTCGCTATGCGTTTGAATATGCTCGAGCTTATGGTCGCAAGAAAGTGACTTGCTTTACCAAAGATAATATCATGAAAATGACAGACGGATTGTTTCGTAAAGTCTTTGATGAAGTAGGGCAGCAGTACCCTGATATTGAGAAAGAACACTGGATTATTGATATTGGCTCCGCCTTACTGGCAGATGAGCCAGAGCGCTTTGGGGTGATTGTTACATTGAATCTGTATGGAGATATTATTTCAGATATTGCAGCACAGATTGCAGGGTCTGTAGGAATGGGTGGTTCTGCCAATATTGGTGATCAGTGTGCTATGTTTGAAGCTATCCATGGTTCAGCACCTGATATTTCCGGAAAAGGTATCGCTAATCCTTCTGGGTTGCTAAACGGAGCTATATCCATGTTGGTGCATATCGGACAGGCAGATGTTGCAGCTAAAATACATAACGCGTGGTTATGTACCATTGAGTCTGGAGTTCACACAGGTGATATCTATAAAGAAGGTGTATCTAAAAAGCGGGTAGGCACTGAAGGTTTTGCGGATGCCGTTATTGAGAGACTTGGTCAATTACCACATCATTTCAAAGCCGTAAGCTATCAGACTGCGCCAAAAGATGTACAACCTACCCCATTGAGTTTACAAACAAGGAAGAAAAAGGAACTGGTGGGTGTGGATGTATTTCTAGACTGGACTCAAGGAACAGCTAATGACCTAAGTAAGATTATGGAAGAGATAAAAACTCCTGCACTGAAACTAAAAATGATTTCGAATCGTGGTGTGAAAGTATATCCCGATGGAATGCCTGAAACCTTCTGTTCAGATCACTGGCGTTGTCGATATACAGCCGTCTCTGATCCAATTATAAAACATACAGATATTGTTGAATTACTACAGAAAGTTGGAGAGGCGGGACTTGATTTTATTAAAACAGAGCATCTATATACATTTGATGGTGTAAGAGGTTATTCTTTGGAACAAGGAGAATAA